The following proteins are encoded in a genomic region of Benincasa hispida cultivar B227 unplaced genomic scaffold, ASM972705v1 Contig245, whole genome shotgun sequence:
- the LOC120069134 gene encoding nucleolar protein 58-like: protein MENEGWLPKDRVVNQPLPSKEKMSEASQRSALAVSDPKETIQTESYEGPIRVALEEVEAKKQPKMAEGKKKRKSKGKRAEGDEEARPKKEKKEKKSSEKRERRREEKRLKKEVKRKRAKSLDVDGESTTARVEEGLSTQEKESAQSQEASMHIRTVATEDREDSDITPLMRHRKENATGVNK from the coding sequence ATGGAGAATGAGGGATGGCTACCCAAAGACAGAGTTGTTAATCAGCCCTTGCCTTCGAAGGAGAAGATGTCAGAAGCTTCGCAAAGAAGTGCCCTGGCCGTTTCAGATCCTAAGGAAACCATTCAAACagaatcctatgagggacccatcagggtCGCTTTGGAGGAGGTGGAAGCGAAGAAGCAGCCAAAAATGgctgaagggaagaagaaaagaaaaagcaaaggcAAGCGGGCAGAAGGAGATGAAGAGGCCCGAccaaagaaggagaagaaagaaaagaagtcgAGTGAGAAGAGGGAGCGCAGACGAGAAGAGAAGCGCCTGAAGAAGGAAGTAAAGAGAAAAAGGGCTAAAAGCCTGGATGTCGATGGAGAATCCACCACTGCAAGGGTGGAAGAGGGCCTGTCAACGCAAGAAAAAGAATCAGCCCAATCTCAAGaggcatcaatgcatatcaggACAGTTGCAACTGAAGATCGAGAGGATTCAGACATCACCCCTCTAATGCGgcatcgcaaggagaatgccACAGGGGTCAACAAGTGA